The following DNA comes from Cervus elaphus chromosome 8, mCerEla1.1, whole genome shotgun sequence.
CTACCCATTGTAATGGTAGACGTTTGAGGTATTCTGGTCCAGAATTGCCGACAGagcaaataaatgtataaaacctGTCTCCAAATAGCATTGGCTTTTGAAAGCATTGCACACAAGCTTCATGAAACCACTGTTTACATTTGCAGCACTGTACCATCTTTAAATACCAGTCTCCAGGGCCTCCACAGTAGCAGTAACACTGCTGGACGTTGGTCTTATGACCTGCATCCCATTCAAGGTCTGCCACACTGTAGGGTAATGTCTGCTTCATGACTTGCAATGCTTTGGCATTTGGTCCTTTCTTAAGCGCACCAcccctctttgttgttgttgcaaaaACACACTGTCGACAGAGCCATTTTTCATCTGAATCAATCACAGTGGAATCAATATGAGGTGTGTGACACAACTGATGATATCCTTGGCCACACTTATCACATATAACCATTTCATTGGGAGCTTCTGAATACTCTTCTTGACATATTGTACAGACCATTTCCCCACTTGCAGTGGCTCCTGTTTGAATGTCCTTCCAGAGAACCCAGGATTTAGAACTGTCTTCAAATATGATGAAGCAGCTCTGTTTCaatatgtttatctttttgataGTTCCAAGATAAAACAAGCCATCTGACCATCTAGCTAGGACATCCTGACCCTCTTCAAATTTACATGCTGGCTTTTTGACTTTATGTCCATCCTGTAAAGACAGCTTGGTCAAGGATGTTGGGGTCTTTTCGTTTCGACGTAAAGGAGACCGCTTGTGGACCAGTGAATTACCTGCCCCTGTAGAGTCTCTCATTCGGTCACTTCAGCGGTGCCAACCGCTTCATACAGGAAAAAACAGCCAATCACGACCCCGTGGGCGCTTCCCTTGCGAGTCCGAGCACTTACTAGGCACCCGCCCCACCGGGCACCCcgcacatacacacgcacaaaCCGAGGTCCTAGGGACGAGGGTTGGGGAGGGGTAGAGTGAGCGTTCTTACACTGGCCTCAAACACAGACCACTTTGCTACAACCCTTCGCCATTTTGGTTTCCCGCGGACTGCCGGTGCATTCTGGGAGAGCGGAGCGCCTCCGGTGCCGAAtcttcattttttactttaacttttatTTGACCTAATAATTATAGAGGAGTTATTAAGTTTCTAAAAATTGGGGGATTTTCCAGATATGTTTTGGTTATTAAGTTCTAATTATGGATTATTGAACTTTAGTACAATGTAGAAATCAGACAACATTGTTGAAATGTCTTCAAACGTAAGATAACTATATGGAAAGTGACCTAGTATTAGGTTTCAAGacttaagaattttccatctaCCTTATGGTTATTGATTTCACAATTTCACATGGTCTGAAATTATAGCTTATAGTACttgaattattttacatttattaagaCGGACCCATATTCCAAAATACAGTCTATCTTGGTAAATGTTCTGGGTGACCTAGAAAAGATgtatattttcttacttttaggAGGAATGatctaaaaatttaaattaatttggaTGACAgtctatgttttaaattttactgattttCAGTTTGCTAGACCATTCAATTATTGAAAAAGGCatactaaaatatataatttcacctctattttttatttctactttgtcAAATTTTGCTTCAACAGTTTTAAAGTtatcatattcagttcagtcactcagtcatgtccaactctttgtgacttaatggactgcagcatgccaggcttccctgtccatcaccaactcccggagtttactcaaactcatgtccattgaatcagtgatgccatccaaccatctcatcctctgtcatccccttctcctcccgccttcagtcttccccaacatcaggatcttttctagtgagttggttcttcccatcaggtggccaaagtattggaatttcagctttagcatcagtcttttcaatgaatattcaggactgatttcctttaggattgactggttggatcttcttgcagtccaagggactctcaagagtcttctccaacaccacagttcaaaagcatcaattcttcagcactcagttttctttatagtccaactctcacatccatacataaccactggaaaaatcatagctttgactagatggatctttgtagcaaagtaatgtctctgctttttaatattctgcctgggttggtcatagcttttcttccaagcagcaggcctcttttaatttcacggcttcagctaccatctgcagcgattttagagccccccaaaaacaaagtctgtcactctttctattgtttccccatctatttgccatgaagtgatgggaccagatgacatgatctcagTATcctaaatgctgagttttaagccaactatttcactctcctcttttactttcattaagagggtctttagttcttcttcactttctgccatacaagtggtgtcatctacatatctgaggttattgatatttctcctggcaatcttaattccagcttgtgcttcatccagtatggcatttcacatgatgtactctgcatataagttaaataagcagggtgacaatatacagccttgacatactccttttgctatttgaaaccagtctgttgtcccatgtccagttctaactgttccttcttgatctgcatacagatttctcaggaggcaggtcaggtggtctggtattcccatctcttgaagaattttccatagtttcttgTGATGCACTCAGTCAACAGCTTTGATTTAGTCAGTAAAGCAAATGTAGATGTTTTcatggaactctctttctttttcgatgatccaatggatgttggcaatttgagctctggttcctctgtcttttttaaatccagcttcaacaattGGAAGTTCaagattcacgtactgttgaagcctggcttggagaattttgagcattactttgctagtatgtgagatgagtgcaattgagctatactttgagcattctttggcactggcaAAGAAttttgtcaacaaaagagtccaaaaatcAGTACTTGGATTCAGTCtcataaatgacagaatgatctctgttcattcaaggcaaaccattcaatataacagtaatgcaagtctatgccccgacctgtaatgctgaagaagctgaagtggaatggttttatgaagacctacaagaccttctagaactaacactcaaaaaagatgccctcttcattaaaggggactggaatgcaaaagtaggagctcaagagctacctggagtaacaggcaaatttggccttggagtacggaatgaagcagggcaaaggctaatagaattttgccaaaagaacacactggtcatagcaaacactctcttgcaacaacacaagagaagactctacacacagacataACCAGATTgtcaacactaaaatcagattgattatgttctttgctgccaaatatggagaaactctatacagtcagcaaaaacaagaccgggagctgactatggctcatatcatgaactccttattgccaaattcagactgaaatagaagaaagtggggaaaaccactagaccattcaggtatgacctaaatcaaatcccttatgattatacagtggaagtgacaaataaattcaagggattagatctaatagactgagtgcctgaagagctatggatggaggttcatggcattgtacaggaggcagtgatcaagaccagcacaaagaaaacaaaatacaaaatggcaaaatggttgtctgaggaggacttacaaaagctgtgaaaagaagagaagaaaaggaaagatatacccatttgaatgcagagttccaaagaatagcaaggagagataagaaagccttcttcagtgatcaatgcaaagaaatagaggaaaataatagaatgggaaagagtagagatctacaataaaagacagaaatggtatggacctaacagaagcagaagatattaagaagaggtggcaagagtacacagaagaactatacaagaaagatcttcatgatccagataaccaggatggtgtgatcactcacctagagccagacatcctggaatgcaaagtcaagtgggccttaggaagcatcactatgaacaacactagtgaaggtgatggaatttcagttgcaCTATTTCAAACACTAAAAGTTATCTAATtaggtatatacatatttaaagtattttaaaaatttattttattattatttttttttggttctccCTTTTTATTAAGGCCCTtgggtatatttttttttcccatttatttttattagttggaggctacttactttacaatattgtagtgggttttgtcatacattgacacgaatcagccatttatgattaaaactctccagaaagcaggaatagaaggaacatacctcaacataataaaagctatatatgacaaacccacagcaagcattaccctcaatggtgaaaaattgaaagcatttcccctgaaatcaggaacaagacaagggtgcccactctcaccactactattcaacatagttttggaagttttggccacagcaatcagagcagaaaaagaagtaaaaggaatccagataggaaaagaagaagtgaaactctcactgtttgcagatgacatgatcctctacatagaaaaccctaaagactctaccagaaaattactagagctaatcaacaaatatagtaaagttgcaggatataaaattaacacacagaaatcccttgcattcctatacactaacaatgagaaaacagaaagagaaattaaggaaacaataccattcaccattgcaacaaaaagaataaaatacttaggaatatatctacctaaagaaacaaaagacctatacatagaaaactataaaacactgaggaaagaaatcaaagaggacacaaacagatggagaaatataccgtgttcatggattggaagaatcgatattgtcaaaatggctctactacccaaagcaatctatagattcaatgcaatccctatcaagctaccaatggtatttttcacagaactagaacaaataatttcacaatttgtatggaaatacaaaaaaccttgaatagccaaagtaatcttgagaaagaagaatggaactggaggaatcaacctgcctgacttcagactctactataaagccacagtcatcaagacagtatggtactggcacaaagacagaaatatagatcaatggaacagaataaagtatttaaaaaatatattttaaagtttgtttaaagactattcattagaaggactgatgttgaagctgaagcgccagtactttggccacctgatgcaaagagttgattcactggaaaagactgatgctagggaagatttgagggcaagaagaggaaggagcagcagaggatgaaatggttagatagcatcagggactgaatggacattaatttgagcaaactctgggaaatagtggaagacaaaggagcctgatgtgctacagcccatggggtccaaagaattagacacaagtCAGAATATGTTTAAAGCTGGTGGAAATTTTTTTCACAGATATTAATATAGCCATTCTTGCtttattttgatgtgtttttatGGCTTaatttcccccaccccacctttttttttttttttttacttttgacctacttatatatattttatttgaagtacATTTTGGCTttcttgtggctctgctggtaaagaatccgccttcaatatgggagacctgggttcgatccctgggttgggaagatcccctggagaaggaaaaggctacccactccagtattctggcctggagaattccatggactgtatagttcatggggttgcaaagaatctgacatgactgagtgactttgacttttcactttcattccaaGTACATTTCTTACAGAAAGCATATAGTTAAGCCTTAGTTTAACTAATCAGACAATTACTGTCTTTTAATTTGGGTCTTTAGAACAATTATATTTAGTAGAATTATTGACACAGTTGACTTTtatctataattttgtcatttgttttctctttatcccTTCTGTTTTTTGcacctttttattcttttgggttGAATGTTGTTAtggttccattttattttctttattgaattaCTAGATATTATTCTTTGCTGTTGCTATTTTAGAGGTGCTATAGAATTGAGAGTATACATCCaagtaatattaatattataaagaataaaaaaaatcaacttttaaaagttagcaaaactttttaaaaaatgcaataaaaatttaaagaaagaaaacaccaacTTAAAAAATAGTATTGATAATAAATTTTATAACTGTTTTTGTGAAAAAGTAAGATAAGTAAATCATTAATCAATCTTATTAGGAGTAaagtgggtcttccctggtggctcagaggtaaaggctctgcctaccaatgcaggagacacaggttagatccctggtccaggaagatcccacatgttgcagagcaactaagccccagcaCCACAACCGTTTAGCCTGTGcactagagcccaggagccccacctactgagcccatgtcctacaactactgaaacccacatgccctagagccagtgttccacaacgagagaagccaccacaatgagcagCTCACTTACCGCAATTAGAGTTTTGTTATTTGAGCAGCAACAAAtacacaacacagccaaaaataaataataaaataaataaattaatttttaaaaatgtaaaaacaagataaaagtgaaaaataaataaatgtcaaaaataagaaaataattgccagagagaaaaaaaaaattttaagtcatgtGGAACTATTTTATCAACTCCGCTAATATCATTGAAATCTCAAATAAAATGAATAGTATTCTATTAACTTGtaattttactaaattttacTCAAGACAAAAGATAATCTAAATGGATTTGTTTtcactgaaaaagaagaaaattataattaCCACAAAGGAAATACTGCAGTCCTTTCAAAAAGCTTCAACATAGCTTCAGAGAGAAACAGTTCCAATTCTGAGCAtacattaaatgttttaaaaaagtgttacttttaaaatacaaagttatTTGCCCAAATGATGAAAAATGCCTATGTACATATAACCAGCACATTTGTTCTTGATCTAGCCAACGTGATCAGGTAAGATCAACCACAGAACTGTGATAGCATTATTGATGGGTATAGATTTACTCACTCTGAATAATTCAGCTGCAGTTCAGAaccaaagctgctgctgctgctaagtcacttcagtcgtgtccgactctgtgcgaccccgtagacggcagcccaccaggctcccccgtccctgggattctccaggcaagaacactggagtgggttgccatttccttctccagtgcatgaaagtgaaaagtgaaagtgaagttgctcagtcgtgtccaactcttcgctaccccatggactgcagcacaccagactcctccatccacgggattttccaggcaagagtaccggagtggggtgccattgccttctcctcagaaCCAAAGAGTGGAAGACAAAAATCAGTATCTGTTCCTTGAAGTAAAAACAAACCAGATGCTCATACCTAACTTCCATGATAATAATGGAAGTTTATATACAAATGATAGATTGAACAGAATTGGaaccactgattttttaaaaagttcttgatTTAAGAGAGGTATTTTAGAATCCACATTTCATAAATAGGAAACAACAGCATTGAAATTCCATGAATATAACATCAACAAATGCACAATGCAATTATTATTTCCAATACAATATTCTCCTTCCAATATTAACAACAGCAATACAAAAtctcttttcttccccagggTATGTGAAAATCCAGGGAGTTGGGAGTGGCTTTCTGTATGAATATGTGGCTATTCTTAATAATGTCTAATTACATGAAAGAATATCTGCAAATTTATGAATTATAAAGCTATATcataagctggaatgaagattaccatgagaaatattaataacctcagataagcagggGACagcaccctaatggcagaaagcaatgaggaactaaagagcttcttgatgaaggtaaaagaggagagtaaaaactagcctaaaactcaacattcaaaaaaataagatcatggcatctggttcaatcacttcatggcaaatagatggggggaaaaaaaaaggaaatagtaacaggctttattttcctgggctccaaaatcactgcagacagttactgcagcaatgaaattaaaagatgcttactccttggaagaaaagctattacacagctagacagtgtattaaaaagcagagacatcactttactgacaaggGTCCAtacagtgaaagctatggtttttccagtagttatgtatggatgtaagagctggagcataaagaaggctgaatgccaaagaattgatgctttccaactgtggtgctggagaagattctttttttttttttatttttatttatttatttttttgtcatatattgatatgaatcagccatagatttacacgtattccccatcccgatctcccctcccacctccctctccacccgattcctctgggtcttcccagtgcaccaggcccgagcatttgtctcatgcatcccacctgggctggtgatctgtttcaccataaatagtatacatgctgttcttttgaaatatcccaccctcacattctcccacagagttcaaaagtctgttctgtatttctgtgtctctttttccgttttgcatatagggttatcgttaccttctttctaaattccatatatatgtgttagtatgctgtaatgttctttatctttctggcttacttcactctgtataaggggctccagtttcatccatctcattaggactgattcaaatgaattcttttagtacagccgctatggagaacagtgtggagatttcttaaaaaactggaaatagaactgccatatgacccagcaatcccacttctgggcatacacactgaggaaaccagatctgaaagagacacgtgcaccccaatgttcatcgcagcactgtttataatagccaggacatggaagcaacctagatgcccatcagcagatgaatggataaggaagctgtggtacatatacaccatggaatattactcagccgttaaaaagaattcatttggagaagactcttgagagtcccttggactataagaagatcaaatcagtcaaccctaaaggaaatcaactctgaatattcactggaagttctgatactgaagctgaagctccaatactttggacacctgatgggaagagccgactcatgggaaaagaccctgatgctgggaaagattgagggaaggaggagaaggcagtggcagaagagatggttagatggcatcaccaattcaatgaacatgggctgaacaaactctgagagatagtgaaggacagggaagcctggcaagctgcagtcgtGAGGTCACAGACTAGGACACAACTCaataactgaacaataacaacataaagCTATACACTATGATACTAGGAGGAATGATCATCAATTAAACTGAGACAGTCACAAAAATCCTTATGTAAACATTTGCTTGACTAAAACTAACCCTCATTCTGAGGGAAAATCCTGTAATATTACCAAAATAGTTTTATAGATCCAAGCACTTTAACTAGAGGTACCAATAATTTTAGTGGAGACCACACGAATTCAAACCATcattgttgggaaaaaaaaaaaaagtcagcagcCTTAATAAATTCACTTGTCACTAGTGAGAGCGCTAGCCCATGTTTTAGTCctaacatatgcatatatatattttttaaaagctacaaaAAAAGTTAGTTTAGGCGACTCAGTTGTTTTATTAAAGGTTCTGTAGTTCTGATAAACATAACTTGCTTTTAGCAACTGCAGTTTATGAAACAGGCAAGATCTATGCTCTGTCTTCAATTTGAATACATTGGTCATTAGACCCAGACCTTCTGTTTATTAAAGTAATTAAAACACATATCATAATATCCCTAAATGATCAGTAATTTACATGTTATTCTAAAAATAATGAACCAAAAATAAGGAGCATCTCAACAATTCAGTGAACTCAAACCATTGACTTGTACAGATTTGTACCTAGACTCATGAGGTCCATCATCTCTGATCATGTATCTCTAAAGATACGTACTCATGTTTTCTCTGCTTTAAACAGAATATTTTTGCAATTATCATTTATAAGATTAACAGTGTCCTGAGTATTTAATGaaactttatcttttcttttttcacttggaTTCAAAACTTTGTAAACTTTAAGTGAATATTCTGTCATTTTCTCCTATTCACCGATGTGATGTTTTCTTTGATCGCCATTTTCAATaatgaagaatattttctttatactttttagtATATAGTGGGTActttatctcatttacatttaatgtaccCAGTTATTTTCCTACATAACTGCTGCTGTTTCTTAATCTActgtgtaaaataaaaatgtttcttacataccttttaaaaaatcatttttgaaatCTTGCTATCCAGGAAAAAATGCAGTTTGTGGCAAATCTTTTATACTAGTGAAAAAATTTAACCTCTGTTTCATCCAATAAATAGTCACAGTTTACATGGTTTAATGAGACTACCTATGCATAACGGATGTTGTTAAATTATGTAAATCTCATAATAAGTTTATCTGGTAATATGATCAGAATAACAGACAATAGTTTGCTTGAAGTCCCATGACAAATGCCACAAAATGTTAGAAACATAACTATAACTCTTTCCTTTTGgtaggaaaattaaaagaaatttttacatatatatatttatgtgcatAAccctaggtcttccctggtggtgctagtggtaaagaagccacctgccaatgtaggagactcaacaGACTTTGATCTCGATgttgggaagaaaccctggagtaggaaatggcaccccactccagtatacccacctagaaaattccatagcctggcaaaaagtcagatatgactgaacaactgagcactaAGCATAACCTTTACGTTTGACTTTTATCTACTTTCTTGCTTTAATTGAGCTATTGGCTCTATACTCAGAAGGACTTGAAAGCTAGGAAGTTCAtacctcaattcagttcagttcagttgctcaatcatgtccaactctttgtgaccccatagactgcagcatgccaggcttccctgtccatttctaactgccagagcttgctcaaactcatgtccatcgaatcagtgatgccatccaaccatctcatcctctatcgtccccttctcttcccaccttcactctttctcagcatcagggtcttttccaatgagtcagttctttgcatcaggtggccaaagtattggagcttcagcttcaacatcagccttccaatgaatattaaggactgatttcctttaggattgactagttggatcttcctg
Coding sequences within:
- the LOC122698197 gene encoding LOW QUALITY PROTEIN: metal-response element-binding transcription factor 2-like (The sequence of the model RefSeq protein was modified relative to this genomic sequence to represent the inferred CDS: inserted 2 bases in 1 codon); translation: MRDSTGAGNSLVHKRSPLRRNEKTPTSLTKLSLQDGHKVKKPACKFEEGQDVLARWSDGLFYLGTIKKINILKQSCFIIFEDSSKSWVLWKDIQTGATASGEMVCTICQEEYSEAPNEMVICDKCGQGYHQLCHTPHIDSTVIDSDEKWLCRQCVFATTTKRGGALKKGPNAKALQVMKQTLPYSVADLEWDAGHKTNVQQCYCYCGGPGDWYLKMVQCCKCKQWFHEACVQCFQKPMLFGDRFYTFICSVGNSGPEYLKRLPLQWVDIAHLCLYNLSVIHKKKYFDSELELMTXINENWDRLHPGELADTPKSERYEHVLEALNDYKTMFMSGKEIKKKKHLFGLRIRVPPVPLNVAFKAEKEPEGTSHEFKIKGRKASKPISESRFGRSEINEGDD